A single Saccharomyces paradoxus chromosome II, complete sequence DNA region contains:
- the IAI11 gene encoding Iai11p (similar to YBL059W) — MSSSKNDKPNVSNEDVIHFIDDYKKRRKAQMTRFFGITIFTLITCRMAMKKMITTKVPLNTFQTNYAIRMQTVTGTQKSLASSLLVTTGMTLGIFGMGITGTCWSWDVSSFQDLKQRLERRANNEFVVTNMPLDKRSQQVVDALVKAQNPSLCN; from the exons ATGTCATCAAGTAAAAACGACAAACCTAATGTCAGCAATGAGGATGTCATACACTTCATAGACGACTATAAGAAGAGAAGGAAGGCTCAGATGACACGATTCTTCGGAATCACCATTTTTACACTTATAACATGTAGAATGGccatgaagaaaatgataacgACGAAAG TTCCATTGAACACTTTTCAAACAAATTACGCCATCCGGATGCAGACAGTAACGGGCACACAAAAGAGCCTTGCAAGTTCTCTCTTAGTGACTACTGGCATGACCCTAGGTATATTTGGTATGGGCATCACAGGAACATGTTGGAGCTGGGATGTTTCATCATTCCAGGATTTGAAGCAGCGTCTGGAAAGGCGTGCCAATAACGAATTTGTGGTGACGAATATGCCTCTCGATAAAAGAAGCCAGCAAGTGGTGGACGCCTTAGTCAAGGCACAAAACCCATCTCTTTGTAATTAG
- the CMC2 gene encoding Cmc2p (similar to YBL059C) encodes MHPQLEAERFHSCLDFINALDKCHQKEYYKRIFGLCNNEKDALNKCLKEASLNNKKRAVIESRVKRADVEKKWKKIEEEEYGEDAILKTILDRQYAKKKQASDNDANSK; translated from the exons ATGCATCCACAGTTAGAAGCAGAACGTTTTCATT CCTGCTTGGACTTCATTAATGCCCTTGATAAATGCcatcaaaaagaatattacaAGAGAATATTTGGCCTTTGTAACAACGAAAAGGACGCTCTGAACAAATGCCTCAAGGAGGCAAGTttaaataacaaaaaacGTGCTGTCATAGAAAGTAGAGTAAAGAGAGCTGAtgtagaaaagaaatggaagaaaattgagGAAGAGGAATATGGCGAGGACGCTATACTGAAGACTATCTTAGATAGGCAGTACgccaagaaaaagcaaGCAAGTGACAATGATGCGAATTCGAAATAG
- the YEL1 gene encoding Arf family guanine nucleotide exchange factor YEL1 (Guanine nucleotide exchange factor specific for Arf3p~similar to YBL060W), whose amino-acid sequence MCASLNEVRKNDAYGVSQRGYNDACSESEGMLHGSKSMPVSMKNMLPSPTMVNMCDVLQNKGVADDEKSKVANTYTISAATDAEDVNSSQPQESDQRSHLVALEILEGTFKDIPYKEYANFLGNDSNHQILTKFIKSLSPLPSSLLETLFNLSKSIYFIAEAQNIDRILECLSKEWIACHPNTHWKSGYKSCHIVLFSLLILNSDLHNDFQVDHKKIRFSMVAFINNTLRALREESEYEKLEIYSGEHLIIEELSEYYKTLNETPLPLCAESRTSISTSDNQSSLKRFSTLGSREFSTSNLRSVNSNSTTLYSRNGQVSVREMSAKSNKNFHNNHPMEALYLKESFDDDLITEKGSSWFMDDLILISKKSLPRKYSKRDKDQVTAPKIASKRNKSLFGWLKPSKTTTLVEHTSRKTSLSYLNKDSEWERVKIQIKEGRMFIFKIKPDVKDVIQSSETDTATMDYFKDISSSYFAYSLLEAEAQVVQDNIIIGSGAMKSNMSYKNTKRKGNFIINFPENIDGPKLVLEFQTRNVEEAHKFMDCINFWAGRISPVPLTQFEVVSNAEYGWSDKVLTDHAFLNLRNIIISEWKPLLGLELLYEDAKDVEMIKLKERLKELMNFTRQLGVWIDKHNEIKDELVEIWSFDDSCFEAVMNNWNSKYLYMNNQYKKRLSYLKALQKAMGSVQF is encoded by the coding sequence ATGTGCGCCAGTTTAAACGAGGTTAGAAAGAACGATGCCTATGGGGTCTCACAAAGAGGTTACAATGACGCTTGCAGTGAAAGTGAGGGCATGCTTCATGGCAGTAAATCGATGCCTGTTAGTATGAAAAATATGCTACCGTCTCCTACAATGGTTAACATGTGTGATGTTTTGCAAAACAAGGGTGTTGCTGACGACGAAAAATCCAAGGTAGCTAACACGTATACTATTTCGGCGGCGACTGATGCTGAAGATGTCAACTCCAGTCAACCCCAGGAAAGTGATCAAAGGAGTCATCTTGTTGCCTTAGAGATCTTGGAAGgtactttcaaagatataCCTTACAAGGAATATGCAAATTTCTTGGGAAATGACAGCAACCATCAAATCCTGACTAAGTTTATAAAATCATTAAGTCCTCTgccatcatcattattggAAACGCTTTTCAACTTATCGAAAAGTATATATTTCATTGCGGAAGCGCAAAATATTGACAGAATACTAGAATGCTTGAGTAAAGAATGGATAGCTTGCCACCCGAACACTCATTGGAAATCAGGCTACAAGTCATGCCATATTGTATTATTTTCCCTGTTGATCCTTAATTCAGATTTGCACAACGATTTTCAAGTCGACCATAAAAAGATTAGATTTTCCATGGTCGCATTTATCAACAACACTTTGAGGGCATTAAGAGAAGAAAgtgaatatgaaaaattggaaatatACTCAGGCGAACATTTGATCATCGAAGAACTCTCAGAATACTATAAAACATTAAATGAAACCCCCTTACCGCTATGCGCGGAATCTAGAACATCAATCTCTACATCTGATAACCAATCTTCCTTGAAAAGGTTCTCTACTTTGGGATCACGGGAATTTAGCACATCAAATTTACGTAGTGTTAACTCTAATTCTACTACACtatattcaagaaatggACAAGTATCTGTACGAGAAATGAGCGCAAAATCGAATAAAAACTTTCACAATAATCACCCCATGGAAGCACTCTATCTCAAAGAGTCctttgatgatgatttaatTACCGAGAAAGGCTCCAGTTGGTTCATGGATGACTTAATTCTCATAAGCAAGAAATCATTGCCACGCAAATATTCTAAAAGAGACAAAGATCAAGTGACAGCACCAAAAATAGCCTCTAAGAGAAACAAATCGCTCTTCGGGTGGCTGAAGCCATCCAAAACCACTACACTTGTTGAGCACACGTCTAGGAAGACCTCTTTATCGTACTTGAATAAGGATTCTGAATGGGAGAGAGTGAAGATACAAATCAAGGAGGGTAGaatgtttattttcaaaatcaaaccaGATGTCAAGGACGTTATTCAATCAAGTGAAACAGACACTGCCACTATGGACtatttcaaagatatcAGCAGTTCTTATTTTGCTTACTCGTTGCTTGAAGCCGAAGCACAAGTGGTGCAAGATAATATAATTATAGGTAGTGGGGCaatgaaatcaaatatGTCCTACAAAAACACCAAAAGGAAAGGCAACTTTATCATTAACTTCCCTGAGAATATTGACGGACCTAAGCTTGTTTTAGAGTTCCAGACGAGAAATGTTGAAGAAGCCCACAAGTTTATGGATTGTATTAACTTCTGGGCTGGTAGAATTTCTCCAGTTCCCTTAACACAATTCGAAGTTGTATCTAATGCAGAATATGGGTGGAGTGACAAGGTCTTGACTGATCACGCTTTTCTCAATCTAAGAAATATCATTATAAGTGAATGGAAGCCACTATTAGGCCTAGAATTACTATACGAAGATGCAAAAGATGTAGAAATGAtcaaattaaaagaaagactAAAGGAATTGATGAACTTTACCAGACAGCTAGGAGTATGGATAGATAAACATAATGAAATAAAGGATGAGCTGGTTGAAATCTGGAGCTTTGACGATAGTTGTTTTGAAGCAGTAATGAATAATTGGAATTCGAAATATTTGTATATGAATaatcaatataaaaaacGACTGAGTTATTTGAAAGCCTTACAAAAAGCCATGGGTTCAGTTCAGTTCTAA
- the SKT5 gene encoding Skt5p (Activator of Chs3p (chitin synthase III) during vegetative growth~similar to YBL061C) yields MASSPQIHPYKKHLMQSQHINFDNRGRQFQNGSLKAGQDFSDNKENRGNKDNEEFSTAALPKRSANQLLLNEHFRAASVPLLPNGKDSSQEGADFDPVPPPQLRLHNSNSNSLSSLGSTPTNSPSLGALRQTNSSTSLTKEQIKKRTRSVDLSHMYLLNGSSDTQLTATNESVADLSHQMISRYLGGKKNTSLVPRLKTIEMYRQNVKKSKDPEVLFQYAQYMLQTALTIESSNALVQDSDKEGNVSQSDLKLQFLKEAQGYLKKLSIKGYSDAQYLLADGYSSGAFGKIENKEAFVLFQAAAKHGHIESAYRASHCLEEGLGTTRDSRKSVNFLKFAASRNHPSAMYKLGLYSFYGRMGLPTDVNTKLNGVKWLSRAAARANELTAAAPYELAKIYHEGFLDVVIPDEKYAMELYIQAASLGHVPSATLLAQIYETGNDTVGQDTSLSVHYYTQAALKGDPVAMLGLCAWYLLGAEPAFEKDENEAFQWALRAANAGFPKAQFTLGYFYEHGKGCDRNMEYAWKWYEKAAGNEDKRAINKLSSRDGGLTSTSKMQHKKNKSISTLNLFSTVDSQISNGGSNSRVSSKSETFFTGNPKREREPQGLQITMNSNTNRDNIKTGSNASIRKSSSANGMSQEVAEQSMAAKQAVNTLNIDSSNASRKNFSAVKTEPKKPTSLKNKKDKQSKNKKDCVIM; encoded by the coding sequence ATGGCAAGTTCACCGCAGATACATCCATATAAGAAGCATTTAATGCAATCACAGCATataaattttgataacAGGGGCCGACAGTTCCAAAACGGTTCTCTGAAGGCAGGTCAAGATTTTTCAgacaataaagaaaataggGGAAACAAGGATAACGAAGAGTTCAGTACTGCAGCTCTTCCAAAGCGGTCGGCAAACCAACTTCTCCTCAATGAGCATTTTAGAGCTGCGTCTGTACCCTTACTGCCAAATGGTAAAGACAGTAGTCAAGAAGGAGCTGATTTCGATCCAGTTCCACCCCCACAGCTTCGTCTTCATAATTCGAATAGTAATTCTTTAAGTTCCCTGGGAAGTACTCCGACTAATTCTCCGTCACTAGGAGCATTAAGACAGACAAATTCGAGTACATCTCTAACGAAGGAgcagataaagaaaagaactCGTTCTGTAGATTTGTCGCACATGTACCTGTTGAATGGTAGCAGTGATACCCAACTAACCGCTACCAATGAATCTGTAGCGGATTTGTCTCATCAAATGATCAGTCGATATTTAggtggtaaaaaaaatacctCCCTAGTTCCAAGGCtaaaaacaatagaaaTGTATAGACAAAACGtcaaaaaatctaaagATCCGGAGGTGTTGTTCCAGTACGCGCAATATATGTTACAAACGGCATTGACTATTGAATCTTCAAATGCTCTTGTTCAAGATAGCGataaagaaggaaatgtCAGTCAATCTGACTTAAAACTCcagtttttgaaagaagcGCAGGGctatttgaaaaaactgAGCATAAAGGGTTATTCAGATGCTCAGTACTTACTAGCGGATGGTTATTCATCCGGAGCATTTGGAaagattgaaaataaagaagcGTTTGTATTATTTCAAGCAGCTGCAAAGCATGGTCATATAGAAAGTGCGTATAGAGCATCACACTGCTTAGAAGAAGGACTAGGAACAACAAGAGATTCTCGTAAGtcagtaaattttttgaagtttgCGGCTAGCAGAAATCATCCCTCAGCAATGTATAAATTGGGGCTTTATTCTTTCTACGGTAGAATGGGTCTTCCAACTGACGTTAATACTAAGTTGAACGGCGTAAAATGGTTATCAAGGGCTGCAGCAAGAGCTAATGAATTGACGGCCGCCGCACCATATGAGTTAGCTAAAATTTATCACGAGGGGTTCTTGGATGTTGTCATTCCCGATGAGAAGTATGCAATGGAACTATACATTCAAGCAGCAAGTTTAGGGCATGTTCCTTCAGCAACCTTATTGGCACAAATCTATGAAACAGGTAATGATACAGTGGGGCAAGATACATCACTTTCTGTACATTATTACACTCAAGCAGCGTTAAAGGGTGATCCAGTGGCAATGTTGGGCTTATGTGCATGGTATTTACTGGGAGCAGAACCTGCCTTTgagaaagatgaaaatgaggCTTTTCAATGGGCCTTGCGTGCAGCTAATGCTGGTTTTCCAAAGGCCCAATTTACTCTCGGCTACTTCTATGAGCATGGCAAAGGCTGTGATCGTAATATGGAATACGCCTGGAAGTGGTATGAGAAAGCTGCAGGGAACGAGGATAAGAGAGCGATTAATAAGCTAAGCTCCAGGGACGGTGGATTGACCAGCACTAGCAAAATGCagcataaaaaaaataaaagtatcAGTACGTTGAATTTATTCTCTACTGTGGATAGTCAAATAAGCAACGGAGGATCGAATTCAAgagtttcttcaaaatctgaAACATTTTTTACTGGAAATCCAAAACGTGAGCGTGAGCCGCAAGGTTTGCAAATTACTATGAATTCAAACACGAATAGAGATAATATTAAAACGGGTTCTAATGCAAGCATCAGGAAAAGCTCTTCTGCGAATGGAATGTCACAGGAAGTTGCTGAGCAGTCGATGGCGGCGAAGCAAGCCGTTAATACATTAAATATTGACAGCTCAAATGCGAGCcgtaaaaatttttctgcAGTGAAAACTGAGCCAAAAAAACCTACGAGCttaaagaacaagaaggaTAAACAaagtaaaaacaaaaaagactGTGTAATTATGTAG
- the SHP1 gene encoding protein phosphatase regulator SHP1 (UBX (ubiquitin regulatory X) domain-containing protein~similar to YBL058W), with protein MAEVSDETIQQFMALTNVSHNIAVQYLSEFGDLNEALNSYYASQADDEKDRREEAHWNRQQEKVPKQEALSSINSLKKAIDEENVGGLGSKPVLSQGSNEYLKRKSSTSPEPAKGNSRSGSGNSSRFMSFSDMVRGQADDDDEDQPRNTFAGGETSGLEVTDPSDPNSLLKDLLEKARRGGQMGAEDESRDDEEHEVGANRFAGRGFRLGSTIDATDQVVEDNTSQPQRRKPEKVTREITFWKEGFQVANGPLYRYDDPANSFYLSELNQGRAPLKLLDVEFGQEVEVNVYKKLDEPYRAPKRKLGGFSGQGQRLGSPIPGESLSPAEIPRDETPVAQEQSKPDNEPKKGDTSIQIRYANGKREVLRCSSTDTVKFLYDHVTSNPNTDTSRNFTLNHAFPIKPISNDETTLKDADLLNSVVVQRWA; from the coding sequence ATGGCAGAGGTATCAGATGAAACCATCCAGCAGTTTATGGCATTGACCAATGTGTCGCATAACATAGCCGTGCAATACCTCTCAGAATTTGGAGATTTGAATGAGGCGCTGAATTCTTATTATGCTTCTCAAGCAGATGACGAAAAAGATAGAAGAGAGGAAGCACATTGGAACAGACAGCAAGAGAAGGTCCCCAAGCAGGAGGCCTTATCCTCCATAAACTCTTTAAAGAAGGCTATAGATGAGGAGAATGTTGGTGGGTTAGGTTCTAAGCCAGTGCTTTCACAAGGTAGCAACGAGtacttgaaaagaaaaagctcTACCTCTCCTGAACCAGCCAAGGGTAACAGCCGCTCTGGAAGTGGTAATAGCTCCAGGTTTATGAGCTTTTCGGACATGGTAAGGGGTCAAgctgatgatgatgatgaagatcAACCAAGAAATACTTTTGCTGGTGGTGAAACATCTGGCTTAGAAGTTACAGATCCTTCAGACCCAAATTCATTACTGAAGGACTTGCTGGAAAAAGCGAGAAGAGGTGGACAAATGGGCGCTGAAGACGAATCCcgtgatgatgaagaacatGAAGTTGGTGCCAACCGGTTTGCTGGAAGAGGTTTTAGATTGGGCTCAACTATCGACGCAACCGATCAAGTTGTAGAGGACAACACTTCTCAACCACAACGTAGAAAACCCGAAAAAGTCACAAGGGAAATCACATTTTGGAAGGAAGGTTTTCAAGTGGCCAATGGTCCACTCTATCGCTATGACGACCCGGCGAACAGTTTCTATTTGAGCGAGTTAAACCAGGGGAGAGCTCCATTAAAGCTTTTGGATGTGGAATTTGGACAAGAAGTTGAGGTCAatgtatataaaaaattagaCGAACCCTATAGAGCTCCCAAGAGAAAACTGGGCGGCTTTTCAGGCCAAGGTCAGAGACTGGGATCACCTATTCCAGGTGAATCCTTATCACCGGCAGAGATTCCAAGGGATGAGACACCTGTCGCTCAGGAACAATCCAAGCCAGACAATGAGCCAAAAAAAGGTGACACCTCCATTCAAATTAGGTACGCAAACGGTAAAAGAGAAGTTTTGCGTTGCAGTTCTACAGATACAgtgaaatttttatatGACCACGTAACATCGAATCCGAATACTGACACATCAAGGAATTTCACCTTGAATCATGCATTTCCTATCAAACCAATAAGCAACGATGAGACAACGTTAAAGGATGCTGATTTGTTAAACTCAGTAGTCGTGCAAAGATGGGCATGA
- the PTH2 gene encoding aminoacyl-tRNA hydrolase (One of two mitochondrially-localized peptidyl-tRNA hydrolases~similar to YBL057C), producing the protein MMSSTNSNIALWATFTAISFAVGYRLGLSNASSTKNSSATILNSKKTEGRKLENDTDEEESESEDESDEDEDIESTSLNDIPGEVRMALVIRQDLAMTKGKIAAQCCHAALSCFRHIATNPARASYNPIMTQRWLNAGQAKITLKCPDKFTMDELYAKAISLGVNAAVIHDAGRTQIAAGSATVLGLGPAPKAVLDQITGDLKLY; encoded by the coding sequence ATGATGTCCTCTACAAATTCCAACATAGCTTTATGGGCGACTTTCACGGCAATCTCCTTTGCCGTGGGTTACCGGTTAGGTTTATCGAACGCATCATCAACCAAGAATTCCTCTGCTACTATATTGAATTCGAAGAAAACGGAGGGGAGGAAGTTAGAGAATGACactgatgaagaggaaagCGAAAGCGAAGATGAGAGtgatgaggatgaagacATTGAGTCTACTTCATTGAACGACATACCCGGAGAAGTTAGGATGGCATTGGTAATTCGCCAAGATCTTGCCATGACAAAGGGCAAGATAGCAGCACAATGCTGTCATGCAGCATTGTCTTGTTTCAGACACATCGCGACAAACCCCGCGCGTGCTTCATACAACCCAATCATGACTCAAAGATGGCTAAATGCTGGGCAAGCCAAGATAACGTTGAAATGTCCAGACAAGTTTACAATGGACGAGCTGTATGCAAAGGCTATTTCACTTGGAGTGAATGCAGCAGTTATTCATGATGCCGGTAGAACACAGATCGCTGCGGGAAGTGCCACCGTATTAGGTTTAGGGCCTGCTCCAAAAGCGGTATTAGATCAAATAACTGGTGATTTGAAATTGTATTAA